The following are from one region of the Lacinutrix sp. Bg11-31 genome:
- the tyrS gene encoding tyrosine--tRNA ligase produces the protein MANTFVEELRWRGMLHDIMPGTEEQLNKEMTTAYIGFDPTSDSLHIGSLVPIILLVHLEKAGHKPVALVGGATGMIGDPSGKSDERNLLDEVALAHNVAGIKSVLSRFLDFNSSNKNAPVLVNNYDWMKDFSFIDFARDVGKRITVNYMMAKDSVKKRLSGEEGNVGMSFTEFTYQLIQGYDFHHLYKTMGCKLQMGGSDQWGNITTGTELVRRMHDGDDQAKAYAMTCPLITKADGSKFGKSEGGNIWLDTDKTSVYKFYQFWLNTSDDDAAKYIKIFTFLDKATIETLIAEHRETPHLRLLQKRLAKEVTTFVHSEDDFLNAEKASGILFSKTFNEDIRTLDENLFLDVFEGVSQAEVTKADLEEGLDMIAALADKTNFLKSNSEARRALKENAVSVNKDKVKEDYKITAQDLIHDKYVVLNKGKKNTYILKVV, from the coding sequence ATTACGTTGGAGAGGTATGTTACACGACATCATGCCAGGAACAGAAGAGCAGTTAAATAAGGAGATGACAACGGCTTATATTGGCTTCGATCCTACTAGCGATTCGCTTCATATTGGTAGTTTAGTGCCAATTATTTTATTAGTACATCTAGAAAAAGCAGGACACAAACCTGTTGCTTTGGTTGGTGGTGCTACAGGAATGATAGGTGATCCTTCTGGGAAAAGCGATGAACGTAATTTATTAGACGAAGTAGCTTTGGCACATAATGTAGCCGGAATTAAAAGCGTTTTATCTCGATTTTTAGATTTTAACTCTTCTAATAAAAATGCTCCAGTTTTAGTAAATAACTACGATTGGATGAAAGATTTTAGCTTTATCGATTTTGCTCGAGACGTTGGTAAGCGTATTACAGTAAATTACATGATGGCTAAAGACTCGGTTAAAAAACGTTTATCTGGAGAAGAAGGCAACGTTGGAATGAGTTTTACAGAATTCACATACCAATTAATTCAAGGTTACGATTTTCATCATTTATATAAAACAATGGGTTGTAAACTTCAAATGGGAGGAAGCGACCAATGGGGAAATATAACTACAGGAACAGAATTAGTAAGACGAATGCACGATGGTGATGATCAGGCAAAAGCGTATGCCATGACGTGTCCATTAATTACAAAAGCAGACGGTTCTAAATTTGGTAAGAGTGAAGGTGGCAATATTTGGTTAGATACAGATAAAACATCGGTTTACAAGTTCTACCAATTTTGGTTGAATACATCAGATGATGATGCTGCTAAGTATATTAAAATATTCACATTTTTAGATAAAGCAACAATAGAAACTTTAATTGCAGAACATAGGGAAACGCCACATTTACGTTTATTACAAAAGCGTTTAGCTAAAGAAGTTACTACGTTTGTACATTCTGAAGACGATTTTTTAAATGCTGAAAAAGCCTCTGGAATTTTATTTAGTAAAACCTTTAATGAAGACATACGCACACTAGACGAAAACTTGTTTTTAGATGTTTTTGAAGGTGTATCTCAAGCCGAAGTTACTAAAGCAGATTTAGAAGAAGGACTAGATATGATTGCTGCTTTAGCAGATAAAACTAACTTTTTAAAGAGTAATAGCGAAGCACGAAGAGCGCTTAAAGAAAACGCTGTGTCTGTAAATAAAGACAAAGTAAAAGAAGATTATAAAATTACTGCTCAAGATTTAATACACGATAAGTACGTAGTATTAAACAAAGGGAAGAAGAATACTTATATTTTAAAAGTGGTTTAA
- a CDS encoding response regulator transcription factor translates to MNKEDIKILLVDDEPDILEIVGYNLSQEGYQVFTASNGLEGVAKAKAEKPQLIVLDVMMPEMDGIEACELIRKVPELKNTIITFLTARGEDYSQVAGFDAGADDYITKPIKPKVLVSKVKALLRRLKTEDASIPVLKIGDIIINREEYKVSIKGRDIILPRKEFELLSLLASKPGKVYKREDILNKVWGNDVVVGGRTIDVHIRKLREKIGDASFKTVKGVGYKFVE, encoded by the coding sequence ATGAATAAAGAAGACATTAAAATACTACTTGTAGACGATGAGCCAGATATTCTAGAAATTGTTGGTTATAATTTATCGCAAGAAGGCTACCAAGTTTTTACAGCAAGTAATGGATTAGAAGGTGTTGCTAAGGCTAAAGCCGAAAAACCACAACTTATAGTGTTAGATGTTATGATGCCAGAAATGGATGGTATTGAAGCTTGCGAACTTATTAGAAAAGTACCAGAGTTAAAAAATACGATTATTACTTTCTTAACAGCTAGAGGAGAAGATTATTCGCAAGTAGCAGGTTTCGATGCTGGAGCAGACGATTATATTACCAAACCAATTAAACCAAAAGTGTTAGTTAGTAAAGTAAAAGCTTTATTAAGACGTTTAAAAACAGAAGATGCAAGTATTCCTGTTTTAAAAATTGGAGATATTATAATTAATAGAGAAGAGTATAAAGTATCTATTAAAGGAAGAGATATTATTTTACCAAGAAAAGAGTTCGAATTACTATCTTTATTAGCATCTAAACCAGGAAAGGTTTATAAAAGAGAAGATATACTTAATAAAGTTTGGGGAAACGATGTTGTTGTTGGAGGTAGAACTATAGATGTACACATTAGAAAACTTAGAGAAAAAATTGGAGATGCCTCTTTTAAAACCGTAAAAGGTGTTGGGTATAAGTTTGTAGAATAA
- a CDS encoding T9SS type A sorting domain-containing protein → MKKIYFLLFTIICSFTYGQTILTDAFSYSDGNLVPNGGWASHSGAGSNPINISSGKLVMSHGSGGREDVNKTFTAVNSGSIFFAFDLSVTDTAPISGTDSEYFAHFNTGTFAARTDIVPPTGSGDFSVGISAFSSTATSTWPSDLTFNTTYKIVIEYNFATSAVLLWVDPVNVSSTSISGGSGIATSIDAIAFRQSNSSSDETITIDNVRVSTVFDDATLSNQNNLEVTNFKIYPNPVSNGFVNIKTSNNATTTVSVYNVLGKQVINTVLKSDRLNVSNLNAGVYILKLSQNGATTTKKLVIK, encoded by the coding sequence ATGAAAAAAATTTACTTTTTATTATTTACTATTATTTGCTCTTTTACTTACGGGCAAACAATTTTAACAGATGCTTTTAGCTATTCAGATGGCAATCTTGTACCTAATGGTGGTTGGGCATCACATAGCGGAGCAGGATCTAACCCTATAAATATTTCTTCTGGTAAATTAGTAATGTCTCATGGAAGTGGAGGTAGAGAAGATGTTAATAAAACTTTTACAGCAGTAAATTCTGGTAGCATTTTTTTTGCTTTCGATCTTTCCGTAACAGATACAGCTCCTATTTCGGGTACTGATAGTGAATATTTTGCGCATTTTAATACAGGTACTTTTGCTGCTAGAACAGATATTGTTCCTCCTACTGGGTCTGGTGATTTTTCAGTTGGTATATCAGCATTTTCCTCTACCGCAACCTCTACTTGGCCTTCAGATTTAACTTTTAACACTACTTACAAAATAGTTATAGAATATAATTTCGCTACTTCAGCTGTTCTATTATGGGTTGATCCTGTAAACGTATCTAGCACATCAATCTCAGGAGGATCTGGCATTGCCACATCTATAGATGCTATTGCTTTTAGACAGTCAAATTCTAGTAGTGATGAAACTATAACTATAGATAATGTTAGAGTATCAACAGTATTTGACGACGCCACTTTATCTAACCAAAATAATTTAGAAGTTACTAATTTTAAAATTTACCCAAATCCTGTATCTAATGGTTTTGTAAACATAAAAACAAGTAACAATGCTACAACAACTGTTTCTGTTTACAATGTTTTAGGAAAACAAGTTATTAATACTGTTTTAAAGTCTGACCGTTTAAATGTTTCTAATTTAAATGCTGGTGTTTACATTTTAAAATTAAGCCAGAATGGAGCTACAACTACTAAAAAATTAGTGATTAAGTAA
- a CDS encoding T9SS type A sorting domain-containing protein translates to MKKIYFLLLSILLSSASFAQILAEDFDYGTTAGDLTTMSGGAWVLHSGSADPVAYVAAPTSLTMTGYPSSGIGGHATFSGASQDINRAFPEISTGTVYASALINLSAVGSGNYFIHFNSGGFRARVGAKDDGNGDILFGIGTSSSTLTYGTTPYSLNTTYLLVFSYEIATGVSNLHVLSAAAVTEPAAPEATNTGNTGTAINAIAFRQSSNIPSVAIDGVRVAENWNDIMNNSTTPSLSITAPVNGTEYAPGTTSVDVTTTVQNFMVANGTGDGHIHQILTTPGGTFDEFKYDTADQAIMVADGESYTIFMELVDNSNTPITPAVNVTVNFSVGSLTTVADIAALRADVDLNGTGGTYLLQSVPVVTYTRTSRNQKYIQDASAGVLIDDVPGNIATTFAEADGMSGLTGGVSIFNGVLQFNPSADATLVASTAVTPEVVTIATLLTDYADYQSELVKIVGATFTETGSFVNATDYTINDGASMVFRTNFSEADYIGQAIPTASGDIVVLVGEFSGAPQVTARTLTDLTLSTTSFEAKANFAVYPNPTNTGFVNITTTANEAIKVTVFNILGKTVLSQTVNNTVLNVSSLNAGVYILKLNQNGATTTKKLVIK, encoded by the coding sequence ATGAAAAAAATTTACTTTTTATTATTATCGATTTTACTAAGTTCAGCATCTTTTGCTCAAATTTTGGCAGAAGATTTTGATTATGGAACAACTGCCGGAGATTTAACTACTATGAGTGGTGGTGCTTGGGTTCTGCATTCTGGATCTGCAGATCCAGTTGCTTATGTTGCAGCGCCAACAAGTTTAACAATGACTGGTTATCCCTCTTCAGGAATTGGTGGACATGCTACTTTTTCAGGAGCTTCACAAGATATAAACAGAGCTTTCCCAGAAATCTCAACTGGAACCGTATACGCAAGTGCATTAATAAATTTAAGTGCAGTTGGTAGTGGAAACTATTTCATCCACTTTAACTCTGGTGGATTTAGAGCAAGAGTTGGAGCAAAAGATGATGGTAATGGAGACATTCTTTTTGGAATAGGAACAAGTAGTTCTACATTAACCTACGGCACTACACCTTACTCCTTAAACACAACATACTTATTAGTTTTCTCTTACGAGATTGCTACTGGAGTTTCTAATTTACACGTATTATCTGCTGCTGCAGTAACTGAGCCAGCAGCTCCAGAAGCTACAAACACAGGAAACACAGGAACCGCTATTAACGCAATTGCATTTCGTCAATCAAGTAATATTCCTAGCGTAGCTATAGATGGTGTTCGTGTTGCCGAGAACTGGAATGACATCATGAATAACTCTACAACGCCTTCTCTTAGTATTACCGCGCCAGTAAATGGAACTGAGTATGCACCTGGAACTACATCTGTAGATGTAACTACAACTGTGCAAAACTTTATGGTAGCTAACGGAACAGGTGATGGACACATACACCAAATATTAACAACACCAGGTGGTACTTTTGACGAGTTTAAATATGACACAGCAGACCAAGCTATAATGGTTGCAGATGGTGAGTCTTACACTATTTTTATGGAATTAGTAGATAATAGTAATACACCTATTACTCCTGCAGTTAATGTTACTGTAAATTTCTCTGTAGGTTCTTTAACAACTGTTGCAGATATTGCTGCATTAAGAGCAGATGTTGATTTAAACGGAACTGGAGGAACATACTTATTACAAAGTGTACCTGTAGTAACTTACACAAGAACAAGTAGAAACCAAAAGTACATTCAAGATGCCTCTGCAGGTGTTTTAATTGACGATGTTCCTGGTAATATTGCAACTACATTTGCTGAAGCAGATGGAATGAGCGGTCTTACAGGTGGAGTATCTATATTTAATGGTGTTTTACAATTTAATCCTTCTGCAGATGCTACTTTAGTAGCTAGTACAGCAGTTACTCCAGAAGTAGTTACTATTGCAACTTTATTAACAGACTATGCAGATTACCAATCTGAATTAGTAAAAATAGTAGGTGCTACATTTACAGAAACAGGAAGTTTTGTTAACGCTACAGATTACACAATTAACGATGGTGCTTCTATGGTATTTAGAACTAACTTTAGTGAAGCAGATTACATTGGGCAAGCAATACCAACAGCATCTGGAGACATCGTTGTTTTAGTTGGTGAATTTAGTGGTGCGCCACAAGTTACAGCACGTACGCTTACAGATTTAACGTTAAGTACAACTTCTTTTGAAGCTAAAGCAAACTTCGCAGTATACCCAAACCCTACAAATACAGGTTTTGTAAACATTACTACAACGGCTAACGAAGCTATTAAGGTAACTGTTTTTAATATTTTAGGAAAAACAGTATTATCACAAACAGTAAACAACACTGTTTTAAATGTTTCTAGTTTAAACGCTGGTGTATATATTTTAAAACTAAACCAAAATGGAGCTACAACTACTAAGAAATTAGTAATTAAATAA
- a CDS encoding acyl transferase, protein MIDPKQIFNIKTEAGFNTMALQVFKFQFENNPVYRSFCDLLYKNPSDIKTVEAIPFLPIQFFKSHHILSSKNNIAKTFASSGTTGSVTSKHYITDVSIYEDSFNYGFNAFYGDIKDYVVLALLPSYLEREGSSLIYMVDSLIKDSNHPESGFYLDNLSALSETLKRLDSEGKKVLLIGVSFALLDLVETYAFNLNNTIIMETGGMKGRRKELVREELHSILKSGFGVNAIHSEYGMTELLSQGYSKGNGVFNYPNWMRIITRDTEDALTIQNSGKTGGINVIDLANINSCSFIATQDLGRVNNDGSFEVIGRFDTSDIRGCNLMVL, encoded by the coding sequence ATGATAGACCCAAAGCAAATTTTCAACATTAAAACCGAAGCCGGGTTTAACACTATGGCTTTACAAGTTTTTAAGTTTCAGTTTGAAAACAATCCTGTCTATCGTTCCTTTTGCGATTTACTCTACAAAAACCCAAGCGATATAAAAACAGTAGAAGCCATACCGTTTTTACCTATTCAGTTTTTTAAGTCGCATCACATATTAAGTTCTAAAAACAACATAGCAAAAACATTCGCTAGTAGTGGCACTACAGGTAGCGTAACTAGCAAGCATTATATTACAGATGTTTCTATCTACGAAGACAGCTTTAACTATGGTTTTAATGCGTTTTACGGCGACATTAAGGATTATGTTGTATTGGCATTGTTACCTAGTTATCTAGAGCGCGAAGGCTCGTCTCTTATCTATATGGTAGATAGTTTGATTAAAGACTCTAACCACCCAGAAAGTGGGTTTTACTTGGATAATCTTTCCGCTTTAAGCGAAACCTTAAAACGTTTGGATAGCGAAGGTAAAAAGGTGTTGCTTATTGGTGTATCATTCGCATTGCTAGATTTAGTAGAAACCTATGCTTTTAACCTCAACAATACCATTATAATGGAAACTGGAGGCATGAAAGGTAGACGTAAAGAATTAGTTAGAGAAGAACTGCACAGTATTTTAAAATCTGGTTTTGGCGTAAACGCGATACATAGCGAATATGGCATGACCGAGCTTTTAAGTCAAGGCTATTCTAAAGGTAATGGTGTTTTTAACTACCCAAATTGGATGCGTATTATAACACGTGATACGGAAGATGCTTTAACAATACAAAACAGTGGTAAAACTGGTGGTATTAATGTTATCGATCTTGCAAACATTAACTCTTGCTCTTTTATTGCAACACAAGATTTAGGTCGAGTAAATAACGATGGCTCTTTTGAGGTTATTGGACGTTTTGATACTAGCGATATTAGAGGCTGCAACCTTATGGTTTTATAA
- a CDS encoding YHS domain-containing (seleno)protein, which yields MKYILYFFFFGIITSQAQTDYNTKKGFVAEGYDVVSYFENKAIEGHKDFTTTYDGAKYKFTSQAHLDTFTANPNKYVPQYGGYCAYAVAEYNKKVSIDPETFEIRDNKLYLFYNSWGNNTLKSWLGKDVKGLIKKADQSWKTIGKKH from the coding sequence ATGAAATATATACTATACTTTTTTTTCTTCGGAATAATAACAAGCCAAGCGCAAACAGATTACAATACCAAAAAAGGTTTTGTAGCCGAAGGTTACGATGTGGTTTCTTATTTCGAAAATAAAGCTATAGAAGGACATAAAGATTTTACCACCACTTACGATGGTGCTAAATATAAATTTACATCTCAAGCACATTTAGATACGTTTACAGCAAACCCTAATAAATACGTGCCACAATATGGTGGCTACTGCGCTTATGCAGTTGCAGAGTACAATAAGAAGGTTTCTATAGATCCAGAAACTTTTGAGATTAGAGATAACAAGCTTTATTTATTCTATAATTCTTGGGGAAATAACACTTTAAAGTCGTGGTTAGGAAAAGATGTGAAAGGTTTAATAAAAAAAGCCGACCAAAGTTGGAAGACTATTGGTAAAAAACATTGA